From Gimesia panareensis, the proteins below share one genomic window:
- a CDS encoding alpha/beta hydrolase → MSHPAAWNISRVSLICVGLLTLFSTQTATADDKTEPQFKTFEHIPYDSSFRIGRHFKSLDIYAPLTGKQHPIVIWVHGGAWKIGDKRGVDQKPAAFTKAGYLLVSINYRLHPRADYDQQAQDVAQAIAWVHQHAKEYGGDPQRIFLMGHSAGAHLVALVSTNPRYLKQQSLSLKTIRGSILLDGAGYDIAERIRTANETGKKIYTSVFGSDEKTWQEASPLTWVKPQQSIPPFLILHVARRDDSRRQSQLLAEKLKASRVPVSVISAPGKTHMTINREIGEPDDLPTQKIFAFLKRLSQPERPSSKK, encoded by the coding sequence ATGAGCCATCCCGCGGCCTGGAACATCAGCAGAGTGTCTCTGATCTGCGTTGGATTGCTGACCCTCTTCTCCACGCAGACCGCCACCGCGGATGACAAAACCGAGCCGCAGTTCAAAACATTCGAGCACATTCCCTATGATTCTTCATTCCGTATCGGCAGGCATTTCAAAAGCCTCGACATCTACGCCCCCCTGACCGGCAAACAGCATCCGATTGTCATCTGGGTGCACGGCGGTGCCTGGAAGATCGGCGACAAACGGGGCGTCGATCAGAAACCGGCTGCTTTCACGAAAGCAGGCTACCTGCTCGTCAGCATCAACTACCGGCTCCATCCCAGAGCCGATTATGATCAGCAGGCTCAGGACGTCGCACAAGCCATTGCCTGGGTGCATCAACATGCAAAAGAGTACGGCGGTGATCCGCAACGGATCTTCCTGATGGGACATTCCGCGGGCGCGCATCTCGTCGCGCTGGTCTCTACGAATCCCCGCTACCTGAAACAGCAGTCGCTCTCGCTCAAAACCATTCGCGGGAGCATTCTCCTCGACGGTGCCGGCTACGACATCGCCGAACGGATCAGAACCGCCAACGAGACCGGCAAAAAAATCTATACCAGCGTGTTCGGCTCCGATGAGAAAACCTGGCAAGAGGCCTCCCCGCTGACCTGGGTGAAGCCGCAGCAGTCGATTCCCCCGTTTCTGATCCTGCACGTCGCCCGTCGTGATGATTCGCGCAGACAGTCCCAGCTGCTCGCTGAGAAACTGAAAGCCAGCCGGGTTCCGGTCAGCGTGATCTCGGCTCCCGGAAAAACGCACATGACCATCAACCGGGAAATCGGCGAACCAGACGACCTGCCGACACAGAAAATCTTCGCCTTCCTCAAGCGGCTCAGTCAGCCCGAACGGCCGTCCTCAAAGAAATAA
- a CDS encoding MBL fold metallo-hydrolase, producing the protein MLPRREVFPHVIEINYQARQRLGCCVYLVFNDQNEWLLIDIGYEDTVSEIIEMIRQMDFPLANCKYLIATHADVDHIQGLSRAKELLPNAEVLAHPSAAKLLEEGDRISTYAEISAQGISIDMPPCKVDREVNEGDVIDLGGDVKLEVWHTPGHTDGQLAFRFGELLFSGDNIYRDGCVGHIDAHHGSDIPDFIASLERIRDCDAKWLLPSHGPIFRNKKALLQSTIDRLNTYLHMADFGTCAVDWPLQDEWDEELLKGFDPETAE; encoded by the coding sequence ATGTTGCCCCGACGCGAAGTATTTCCCCACGTGATCGAAATCAATTATCAGGCCAGACAGCGTTTGGGGTGTTGTGTTTATCTGGTATTCAATGACCAGAACGAGTGGCTGTTGATCGATATCGGTTACGAAGATACGGTTTCCGAAATCATCGAGATGATCCGGCAGATGGATTTTCCGCTGGCGAACTGCAAGTACCTGATCGCCACCCATGCGGACGTCGATCACATCCAGGGTTTGAGCCGGGCGAAAGAGTTGCTGCCGAATGCCGAGGTCCTGGCGCATCCGAGTGCCGCTAAACTGCTCGAAGAAGGGGACCGGATCAGCACTTATGCCGAGATCAGTGCGCAGGGCATTTCCATCGACATGCCTCCCTGCAAAGTGGATCGGGAAGTGAATGAAGGGGACGTGATTGACCTGGGCGGCGATGTCAAACTGGAAGTCTGGCACACCCCCGGTCATACCGACGGTCAGCTGGCGTTCCGGTTTGGCGAACTGCTGTTTTCCGGCGATAACATCTACCGGGATGGTTGTGTGGGGCACATCGATGCCCACCACGGTTCGGATATCCCTGATTTTATCGCGTCACTGGAGCGGATCCGGGACTGCGATGCGAAGTGGCTGCTGCCCAGCCACGGCCCGATTTTCCGCAATAAAAAGGCACTGTTGCAGTCGACGATTGACCGTTTGAACACGTATCTGCACATGGCCGACTTTGGGACCTGTGCCGTCGACTGGCCTCTGCAGGACGAATGGGACGAAGAGCTGCTGAAAGGCTTTGATCCCGAGACGGCCGAATAG
- a CDS encoding efflux RND transporter permease subunit translates to MASFFEKRDPWGHSLSLWVVVLMIFITPVLFGVLREIRQENNVENWLPEDDPQSRVLQWHRHSFGIEDRVLVSWDGSALTDYRADRLKQSLMGQKDAKGVRRGGSPYIQDVFTPQDAITKMVDYHIEPAEAERRLKGVLIGTGMLKVRLSPAGKKRREQTIQELIATTKRKLGVELTVKPAFTPWVEMVDESEEEIGAEAPAAEPDEDQVDFKALVEAIPEHDFQLVWPRMQPHSKLADEIKEIALSLRRPEILTGVSTAADQETEQKQAAEEPKLIEDCFFAVGTPIAVAISLSDTGDADHASAVAAIRTAAIDAGIPEEHLHMGGRPVAGAALNQMVKESSWNTAYPVWQFYKRSVTLFSGLIGIALAFLMLRSVRLACLVLLVSYYTTFVAVSIIPMTGGTMNMVLVVMPTLLTVLTLSGSIHVANYWKHAAHVDMKTAVVKAVEMARAPCVMASLTTAIGLASLLTSPLSPVRDFGFYSSIGCVVSLLMVLYGLPSLLQLWPAKPPKASEIDTRHWQAFGRMLSRHQWLVSLSCLVIFVAACYGFKWFRTETKVIRYFPDSSRVIQDYLFLEENLSGITPVDTVICFDEKAQENLNFEERVELVRQIEHKIAAHPEISGTISLADFRPVSEPLPKDASTFQKLRYAKRVNETERRVRESLKKEKNGEGNLEGDTVKSFLNIADKTVDLEQETANGQRMVDIQKGDEVWRITAQVAIMTDLNYGDLTNELNQVTQSVLRDHAGTTHLVTGTIPLFLRTQQAVLESLIKSFGLAFAVIAIVMMVLLRSPTAGLITMLPNLMPIGVIFGLLSWMHVAVDIGTMITASVALGIAVDGTLHLLTWFKIGIAEGKTKSEAVAAALGHCGPAMWQTSAVVAISLAMLYPAELLLVSRFGILMCALITAALLADIIFLPALLAGPLGTLIVNSHKNDKEVSENQPLLQEGKETKPHLSHMIKRAQSGQSLET, encoded by the coding sequence ATGGCTTCGTTTTTTGAAAAGCGCGATCCATGGGGACACAGTCTATCTTTGTGGGTTGTGGTTTTAATGATCTTCATCACTCCAGTGCTGTTTGGAGTGTTGCGTGAGATCCGCCAGGAAAACAACGTCGAGAACTGGCTGCCTGAAGATGATCCCCAGTCAAGAGTCCTGCAATGGCATCGCCACAGTTTCGGGATCGAAGACCGTGTGCTGGTTTCCTGGGATGGCAGCGCGCTGACCGATTATCGGGCAGACCGTCTCAAACAGTCGCTGATGGGACAGAAAGACGCCAAGGGAGTTCGCCGGGGCGGCTCTCCTTATATCCAGGACGTCTTCACCCCCCAGGATGCGATCACGAAGATGGTGGACTACCACATCGAACCTGCCGAAGCCGAACGGCGGCTGAAAGGGGTGTTGATCGGGACGGGCATGCTCAAGGTCCGTTTAAGTCCTGCCGGCAAAAAGCGACGCGAGCAGACCATTCAGGAACTGATTGCGACCACCAAACGTAAGCTGGGTGTGGAATTGACAGTCAAACCTGCCTTCACCCCCTGGGTGGAAATGGTCGACGAATCGGAAGAGGAAATCGGCGCTGAAGCCCCTGCCGCAGAACCCGACGAAGATCAGGTCGACTTCAAGGCGCTGGTCGAAGCGATTCCGGAACACGATTTTCAGCTGGTCTGGCCGCGGATGCAGCCCCACTCGAAGCTGGCCGACGAGATCAAAGAGATTGCCCTGTCGCTGCGGCGTCCTGAGATCCTTACCGGTGTTTCCACGGCTGCGGATCAGGAAACAGAACAGAAGCAGGCGGCCGAGGAGCCGAAGCTGATTGAAGACTGCTTTTTTGCGGTCGGCACGCCGATCGCGGTGGCGATATCGCTGTCCGATACGGGGGATGCGGATCATGCCTCTGCGGTGGCAGCCATCAGGACCGCGGCCATCGATGCGGGAATTCCAGAAGAGCACCTGCACATGGGAGGCCGCCCGGTCGCAGGTGCGGCACTGAACCAGATGGTGAAGGAGTCTTCCTGGAACACCGCGTATCCGGTGTGGCAGTTCTACAAACGCTCGGTGACACTTTTCTCCGGGCTGATCGGGATTGCGCTGGCATTTCTGATGTTGCGGAGTGTGCGTCTGGCCTGCCTGGTGCTGCTGGTCTCTTATTACACGACGTTTGTCGCCGTCTCGATTATTCCGATGACGGGCGGCACGATGAACATGGTGCTGGTCGTGATGCCTACGCTATTAACCGTGTTGACGCTGTCCGGCTCGATCCATGTTGCGAATTACTGGAAGCATGCCGCACACGTTGATATGAAAACCGCGGTGGTCAAAGCGGTCGAAATGGCACGGGCCCCCTGCGTGATGGCCAGCCTGACGACGGCCATCGGTCTGGCTTCACTGCTGACCAGCCCGCTGTCGCCTGTGCGTGATTTCGGGTTCTACTCGTCGATTGGCTGTGTGGTTTCCCTGCTGATGGTGCTGTATGGCCTGCCTTCCCTGCTGCAGTTATGGCCCGCCAAGCCGCCGAAGGCTTCCGAAATTGATACACGACACTGGCAGGCCTTCGGTCGGATGCTCTCACGGCATCAGTGGCTGGTCTCGCTGAGCTGTCTGGTGATTTTTGTCGCCGCCTGTTACGGTTTCAAATGGTTCCGGACCGAGACTAAGGTCATCCGGTATTTCCCGGATTCTTCCCGCGTGATTCAGGATTATCTGTTCCTGGAAGAAAATCTCTCGGGCATCACGCCTGTCGATACGGTGATCTGTTTCGACGAGAAAGCCCAGGAAAATCTGAACTTCGAAGAACGCGTGGAACTGGTCCGCCAGATTGAACATAAAATCGCAGCGCATCCTGAAATCAGCGGTACAATCTCGCTGGCGGATTTTCGTCCGGTGTCTGAACCACTGCCCAAAGATGCGAGCACCTTCCAGAAGCTGCGTTATGCGAAGCGCGTGAATGAGACCGAACGCCGCGTACGCGAAAGCCTGAAAAAAGAGAAAAACGGTGAGGGGAACCTCGAAGGCGATACCGTGAAATCGTTTCTGAATATCGCAGATAAGACGGTCGACCTGGAGCAGGAGACGGCGAACGGCCAGCGGATGGTCGACATTCAGAAGGGGGATGAAGTCTGGCGGATTACGGCACAGGTCGCGATTATGACCGATCTGAACTACGGAGATCTGACCAATGAACTGAACCAGGTGACGCAGTCGGTCTTACGGGATCATGCCGGGACGACCCATCTGGTAACGGGGACGATTCCCCTGTTCCTGCGGACGCAGCAGGCCGTGTTGGAGAGCCTGATCAAGAGCTTCGGGCTGGCCTTCGCTGTGATTGCCATCGTGATGATGGTGCTGCTGCGGAGCCCGACAGCGGGGCTGATTACGATGCTGCCGAACCTGATGCCCATTGGTGTGATTTTCGGTCTGCTGTCCTGGATGCACGTGGCCGTGGATATCGGCACGATGATTACGGCTTCGGTCGCACTGGGAATTGCCGTGGACGGGACGCTGCATCTCTTGACCTGGTTCAAGATCGGCATTGCAGAAGGCAAGACCAAAAGCGAAGCGGTCGCGGCAGCGCTGGGGCACTGTGGTCCGGCGATGTGGCAGACGAGTGCCGTGGTTGCAATCAGCCTGGCGATGCTGTATCCGGCAGAGCTGCTGCTGGTGAGCCGCTTCGGCATTTTGATGTGTGCCCTGATTACAGCTGCCCTCCTGGCCGACATCATTTTCCTGCCGGCACTGCTGGCGGGACCGCTGGGAACGCTGATCGTCAATTCCCACAAAAACGACAAGGAAGTGTCCGAGAATCAGCCGCTCCTGCAGGAAGGAAAAGAGACGAAACCTCATCTTTCCCATATGATCAAGCGGGCGCAGTCGGGACAGTCTCTGGAGACGTAA